Proteins encoded together in one Candidatus Eisenbacteria bacterium window:
- the aroF gene encoding 3-deoxy-7-phosphoheptulonate synthase, translating to MGRDLATAMIIWLRQGHTDEQLAEVVKRVTAAGCRPEVHSTSQGSIVRAIGDATSIDEGTFRELPWVERTARVTPSYRLVARAHEGDRRVVRVGGVEIGGGRVVIMAGPCSVEGMEMLLPLAEACRSAGAEVLRGGAYKPRTSPYSFQGLGREGVRCLVEARRRTGMPIVTEATGIHRHAGPGGIQEERTVLEEVLLNADMLQVGSRNMKSYGFLEEVARRTGERGIPVLLKRGEAATTEEFLLAAEYLALNGNPDLVLCLRGVRAYETDRFLRYTPDLGTIPVLKRETNLPVVFDPSHATGDRALVHAVSLAAVAAGADGLLIETHMHPENAWSDGQQCVDPGELGRIVGDVRRMEALGFRQ from the coding sequence ATGGGGAGGGATCTCGCGACCGCCATGATCATCTGGCTGCGTCAGGGTCACACGGACGAGCAACTGGCCGAGGTCGTGAAGCGGGTCACGGCGGCGGGATGCCGTCCCGAAGTCCACTCGACGTCTCAAGGGTCGATCGTCCGCGCGATCGGGGACGCGACGTCCATCGACGAGGGCACCTTCCGCGAACTCCCCTGGGTCGAGCGGACCGCGCGCGTCACGCCCTCCTACAGACTTGTCGCCCGCGCGCACGAGGGCGATCGGCGGGTCGTCCGCGTGGGAGGGGTGGAGATCGGCGGCGGCAGGGTGGTGATCATGGCCGGTCCCTGCTCCGTCGAGGGAATGGAGATGCTGCTCCCCCTCGCGGAGGCCTGCAGATCCGCCGGCGCCGAAGTCCTTCGAGGCGGCGCCTACAAGCCGAGGACTTCTCCGTACTCCTTCCAGGGACTCGGCCGGGAAGGGGTGCGCTGTCTCGTCGAGGCCCGCCGCCGCACCGGCATGCCGATCGTCACGGAAGCGACCGGGATCCACCGCCACGCCGGTCCCGGGGGGATCCAGGAGGAGCGCACGGTTCTCGAGGAAGTGCTCCTGAACGCCGACATGCTCCAGGTCGGCTCCCGGAACATGAAGTCGTACGGATTCCTGGAAGAGGTGGCCCGGCGGACGGGAGAACGCGGGATCCCGGTGCTCTTGAAGCGGGGCGAGGCCGCCACGACGGAGGAGTTCCTTCTGGCGGCCGAGTATCTCGCGCTCAACGGCAACCCCGATCTGGTCCTCTGTCTCAGGGGCGTGCGAGCCTACGAAACGGACCGATTCCTCCGCTACACGCCTGACCTCGGGACGATTCCCGTCCTCAAGAGGGAGACGAATCTGCCCGTGGTCTTCGATCCATCCCACGCGACGGGGGATCGGGCGCTGGTCCACGCGGTCTCGCTCGCCGCGGTCGCCGCGGGCGCCGACGGCCTGCTGATCGAGACGCACATGCATCCGGAGAACGCGTGGAGCGACGGCCAGCAGTGCGTCGACCCGGGAGAGCTGGGGAGGATCGTCGGGGATGTGCGCCGGATGGAGGCTCTGGGCTTCCGCCAGTAG
- a CDS encoding HlyC/CorC family transporter encodes MNFLLKALPLAALGLVFVASAASRGPIRIHRRPKAVHSDEMARIVHRGLVLHVCLLAACCAAVLAAPWLPPRLFVLFLLGLLAARLVGYWIGSRWSRALHPFGLLLAPVDGAALLIDWALTLLFSGRDAGAPAAAERIDPLHQVLLLEKRTVEQVMIPRSEIVWLPAHAVLDEFVPAVRRRPHSRYPVLEGDFEQPIGILLLRDLLRPHASQKKAGDLARPVVVVPETIGCDDLLQRMRADRIDIAMVVDEFGAMAGLVTLEDVLELLVGELEGEHEVVPVRYRRMEDGAYVVAGSLRIDEFEDLFGVPLPEGDYETLAGLFLSRSARIPGVGEKLDLGAVRLEVASATERRIRSLRLTIRPGGEESEAASRS; translated from the coding sequence GTGAACTTTCTCTTGAAGGCGCTGCCCCTTGCCGCGCTCGGCTTGGTCTTCGTCGCCTCCGCGGCGAGCCGCGGGCCGATACGGATCCACAGGAGGCCGAAGGCGGTCCACAGCGACGAGATGGCGAGGATCGTGCACAGGGGCCTCGTCCTCCATGTCTGCCTCCTTGCCGCATGTTGCGCAGCCGTGCTCGCCGCCCCCTGGCTCCCGCCAAGGCTCTTCGTCCTGTTCCTGCTGGGGCTTCTCGCCGCGAGGCTGGTCGGCTACTGGATCGGCAGCCGCTGGAGCCGGGCGCTCCATCCTTTCGGCCTCCTTCTCGCGCCGGTGGACGGCGCGGCGCTCCTGATCGATTGGGCCCTGACGCTGCTGTTTTCAGGGAGGGATGCCGGCGCGCCCGCGGCGGCGGAGCGGATCGACCCTCTCCATCAGGTGCTCCTCCTGGAAAAAAGAACCGTCGAGCAAGTCATGATCCCGCGCAGCGAGATCGTCTGGCTTCCCGCCCACGCGGTCCTTGACGAGTTCGTTCCCGCCGTGCGCCGCCGGCCCCACTCCCGCTACCCGGTTCTCGAGGGCGACTTCGAGCAGCCGATCGGAATTCTCCTGCTGCGCGATCTGCTGCGTCCCCATGCTTCCCAGAAAAAGGCGGGCGATCTCGCGAGGCCGGTCGTCGTGGTTCCCGAGACGATCGGGTGCGATGATCTGCTCCAAAGGATGCGGGCCGACCGCATCGACATCGCCATGGTCGTGGACGAGTTCGGGGCGATGGCCGGACTGGTGACCCTCGAGGACGTGCTCGAGCTTCTCGTCGGCGAACTGGAAGGCGAGCATGAGGTGGTTCCTGTTCGCTATCGCAGGATGGAAGACGGCGCCTATGTTGTCGCCGGCTCGCTCCGAATCGACGAGTTCGAGGATCTCTTCGGCGTTCCTCTCCCCGAGGGGGACTACGAGACGCTCGCGGGGCTCTTCTTGAGCCGTTCCGCGAGGATCCCGGGCGTGGGCGAGAAGCTCGATCTGGGGGCCGTGCGGCTGGAGGTCGCGAGCGCGACGGAGCGGAGGATACGATCCCTCCGGCTGACGATCAGGCCGGGCGGCGAGGAATCGGAAGCGGCTTCCCGGTCGTAG
- a CDS encoding CBS domain-containing protein, with the protein MVPAERAGGDAVSLGALTVALCLISALMAALLLVRGLSPFAKRLRVALHFLSMVGFCCAGWLLARAGHEWGGLGVVAFAFVWTGLFWVLSIRWRLVRRPPRARLATAVRTDPAPKEGGDAGRETLEPENEAVLARLLGMARVKVSDIATPREEIVFADCATGAAGALDRMRESGHLRIPMVDGSLDRVVGIVHAKDIVSHAVGRKPSPPLKSLMRRPLFVTSDRPVSGLLETFRSQRSHLAIVVDVYGRTLGVVTRGDLFRHLTGGARPA; encoded by the coding sequence ATGGTACCGGCTGAGCGGGCTGGAGGTGACGCGGTGAGCTTGGGCGCCTTGACGGTCGCTCTGTGCCTGATCTCAGCCCTCATGGCGGCTCTGCTCCTCGTGAGAGGCTTGAGCCCCTTCGCCAAGCGGCTGCGGGTCGCCCTGCACTTCCTCTCCATGGTCGGCTTCTGCTGCGCCGGGTGGTTGCTGGCGCGGGCGGGACACGAGTGGGGGGGGCTCGGCGTCGTCGCTTTCGCTTTCGTCTGGACAGGCCTCTTCTGGGTCCTGTCGATCAGATGGCGCCTGGTTCGCCGCCCGCCACGCGCGAGACTCGCAACGGCGGTCCGGACGGATCCCGCCCCCAAGGAAGGGGGCGACGCGGGGAGGGAGACGCTCGAGCCCGAGAACGAGGCAGTGCTCGCGAGATTGCTGGGAATGGCGCGAGTCAAGGTCTCGGATATCGCGACCCCCCGCGAGGAGATCGTATTCGCCGACTGCGCCACCGGGGCGGCGGGAGCCCTCGATCGGATGCGGGAAAGCGGCCACCTCAGGATCCCGATGGTGGACGGCTCGCTCGACAGAGTCGTCGGAATCGTCCACGCCAAGGACATCGTCTCCCACGCGGTCGGCCGGAAGCCGAGTCCGCCGTTGAAGAGCCTGATGCGCCGCCCCCTCTTCGTCACGTCGGATCGCCCCGTGAGCGGACTCCTCGAGACCTTTCGGTCGCAGAGAAGCCACCTGGCCATCGTGGTTGACGTCTACGGTCGCACCCTGGGCGTGGTGACGCGGGGCGATCTGTTCCGGCATCTGACAGGGGGGGCGAGGCCCGCGTGA
- the ybeY gene encoding rRNA maturation RNase YbeY, with the protein MRRTRRLSGIANRQRRARPRRTAIEALLDHVLAAEGNRRGVEIAMLGLRTMRDLHRVWLGDDAPTDVLSFPCGSPPPGVPIDAAPLGEVVICVPFCEQSAGERGIPLHEEIARVMIHGTLHLLGYDHVTAEQARRMRPREARYHRWYRLSGLEVTR; encoded by the coding sequence ATGAGAAGAACCAGACGGCTGTCAGGGATCGCGAATCGTCAACGAAGGGCACGGCCCCGTAGGACGGCCATCGAGGCCCTTCTCGACCACGTGCTCGCCGCGGAAGGGAACCGGCGAGGCGTCGAGATCGCGATGCTCGGCCTTCGGACCATGCGCGACCTTCACCGCGTCTGGCTCGGCGACGACGCGCCGACCGACGTTCTCTCATTCCCCTGCGGATCCCCGCCTCCCGGTGTGCCGATCGATGCGGCTCCGCTCGGGGAGGTCGTCATTTGCGTCCCCTTCTGCGAACAGTCGGCCGGGGAGCGCGGCATTCCCCTTCATGAGGAGATCGCAAGGGTCATGATCCACGGAACGCTCCACCTTCTCGGCTACGATCATGTCACCGCCGAACAGGCGAGGCGGATGCGACCGCGGGAAGCCCGCTATCACAGATGGTACCGGCTGAGCGGGCTGGAGGTGACGCGGTGA